In the Drosophila gunungcola strain Sukarami unplaced genomic scaffold, Dgunungcola_SK_2 000001F, whole genome shotgun sequence genome, one interval contains:
- the LOC128263264 gene encoding dedicator of cytokinesis protein 9 isoform X6, with protein sequence MERKFTRGLNKLGSAVQMRENVSQLVRESAVLMNCTGRYQRSSLSIANKPLVVEPIDFEAFIAKNKTVIQNDPQRELLIYPADDVSEIIMPRKQRTNAKSVADRFDPPNEAIVCPLHGPSIIGNGNGHSQVSRQGSIQSNGSHHNGNGNGHTSSSSSSSLTNSNGHGQLSRKSSQCSNGSSSHKDTSYESALSSITLRSNLAMPEEVDEFADDGHSEDIVDGLAHGSRAECTRFTRQALYTYRAKNHLIHYKYNAYGGSCHDLPSISPAEELLEEVYEIDADQDRIDEQMTRSQADTITKQGYLLKGPDSASDRMFANIGNKSFKRRYCYLRQEIDGTYILELHKDEKQGEAKATIVMDFCTDVVQNPKRGRFCFELRMTTGHKSFTLAAENEQDFKDWLSKINSVLAQNRAQEEKRNASLERHPSVGSSPSPQLQPPAMEPPTFGTLKGLDQSLHPQLMKYGRETDHSIALARREQRRRLFACYQSPAKSSGSDNIEQYREHFGTRLLLTCHSLRFRLQCIPQDEGSAGGVEQQVEPYITSLALYDAKANRKLSENFYFNVNEQWAAQMLPNTPVPSSVAGCGVPRKSAEGDERSTASQAPHSLFDGVSADLLRSNRQQFQQLRQCLLSVTAPHADIYLVVRVEKLLQSGIAQAAEPYLKAGKDPKLGQKVYKAAKSCAQHIGHYRQPFAWAARPLFKQYSHELDVDPKREFEFSPIYRQELPKLRDDELLKLLVDYRKPEKLSKLTIIPGSLKMQMQFIDQTTPCGLSKSLAPLSTFSPNSKQSPTIELAEFQSQSERDAHRDAHPYTSFCNHLYVYPLSLQFDSQKLFSRARNITVVVELRDGDGEYSKPLKCIYGRPGQDLLVSQIACPVLHHNVTPTWYEEIKLRLPLGLFPEHHLLFSFYHVSCNLSKKRDAHAAFETPIGYAWLPLLQKNRICLEEQQLPVAATLPVGYLSIQPLGWGKGNCGPDIQWIDNQRNLYTVGLRLDSTVLTADQHLHNFFGHCERLLEGGKTGAVPAETETCKILKAAHAIDMKSLINYLPTLLNELFTLLVHTQSEEIGLNVIRLITNIIHLISDQAKRADLLGAYVKYVFHAPYYSQQTARQRTVHGELCRHLPYLLNPSNPDFLIVNKFMRYSAIFFDLIVKSMAQHLLATGRIRMLRNERFPKEYADRVEQLVKALMPYITTRFEDLGEETHLLNRSLAKFVRQCLSYMDRGFVFRLIRCYMGEFAPGNPRILHEYKFNFLQEICQHEHYVPLNLPFVLNPKNRPPEMMQHFTLSEQFCRQHFLSGLLLQELKCSLNEVGHVRRHALGIFKDLLAKHELDNRYQQRGQLSRIALLYVPWLGVVMDNIHRIDDLSESGACTPNGHVYADSASYTKRLSCSSSYVFSKDSSTFGSLTSTPRSKNRLTLHCDQPSPYRTSVHMKEHNYLAAIAGQPISNGISNLSLNSNTDSGHSQDTTTIGAYTNGDADVALRNGHNRSVSVTHAQILSRCDKFSSAESKDLLLGFLFIIKHLSQDQMVGWWQNCNESETLQFLSILDLCLLQFRYVGKKSVVITPDTRQGRSAKANTLPARTQPPTGLENGHQEQQPNSGTLNQTREHLLEDMDTLAKSQLALYESNLATEVGMIILDCLGMYVLQFRQLLADSLILPKLARVYLRFLQLGQSERLSKHVFAALRAFINNYAVALFKGNAMLCGQMVYELLKACDSRLVEIRHESCAVLYLLMRSNFEFSGRKALTRVHLQVIISVSQMIGNVIGLNNARFQESLSIINSYANSDKAMKGTGFPMEVKDLTRRVRTVLMATAQMQAHHMDPERLLELQYSLANSYASTPELRHTWLVTMARNHEQNGNLSEAACCHLHIAALMCEYLRLRGGCTLSWSSTAFKKISRNIPLDEQGLKLDAGAQDSQYTEQMLLEQLKQCADFLDRAERFECLGELYKLILPMYERDRSFLDLAHCYEHLTQAYNKIVEVNRSGKRMLGRFYRVVFYGMMYFEEDHAVEYVYKEPKLTSLSEISERLAKQYKEKFGADVVKMIMDSSPVKVDDLDAKLAYIQVTHVIPFFSKDELDQRLNEFEQNHDVDTFMYETPFTKSGAARGNVEEQWKRKTVIKTQYSFPYVLKRIPVKSREIIELSPIEVAIDEMQSKVSELEEIILPPADVKKLQLRLQGSVAVTVNAGPLAYAHAFLDAKVVNNFSMDRVADLKDVFRDFIVVCQKALFLNERIISADQKEYHHVLKENYEKLCQALSELLDDESFQPLGDDADSINQRNSMALFNAISGASHNSSTA encoded by the exons ATGAACTGCACGGGCCGCTATCAGCGTAGTAGCCTCTCCATCGcg AACAAGCCTCTTGTGGTGGAGCCCATCGATTTCGAAGCCTTTatagccaaaaataaaactgttatCCAAAATGATCCGCAGAGGGAGCTACTTATATATCCCGCGGATGATGTCTCG GAGATTATCATGCCGCGAAAGCAGCGAACCAATGCCAAATCCGTGGCCGACAGATTTGATCCCCCCAACGAGGCGATCGTGTGTCCCCTCCATGGTCCCTCCATTAtcgggaatgggaatgggcaCAGTCAGGTGAGTCGGCAGGGGAGCATTCAGTCGAATGGTAGCCACCACAACGGAAATGGCAATGGacacaccagcagcagcagtagcagcagttTGACCAACTCCAATGGACACGGCCAACTCTCCAGGAAGAGTTCGCAGTGCTCGAATGGATCGTCCAGTCACAAGGATACCTCGTATGAGTCAGCTCTGTCCTCGATAACACTGCGTTCAAACTTGGCCATGCCGGAGGAGGTGGATGAGTTTGCGGATGATGGGCACAGCGAGGACATAGTGGACGGACTTGCTCACGGATCGAGGGCGGAATGCACCAGGTTCACGCGACAAGCTCTGTACACCTACAGGGCCAAGAATCATTTGATTCACTATAAATACAATGCCTATGGTGGCAGCTGCCATGATCTGCCCAg TATTTCCCCTGCTGAGGAATTGCTGGAGGAGGTATACGAAATCGATGCAGATCAGGATCGGATAGACGAGCAAATGACTCGCTCCCAGGCGGACACCATTACCAAGCAGGGTTATCTGCTCAAAGGTCCCGATTCGGCCTCAGATCGCATGTTTGCCAACATTGGCAACAAGTCCTTTAAGCGTCGCTATTGCTATCTGCGACAGGAGATCGATGGCACCTACATATTGGAACTGCACAAGGACGAAAAGCAGGGTGAAGCTAAGGCCACCATAGTCATGGACTTTTGCACCGATGTGGTGCAG AATCCCAAACGTGGTCGCTTTTGCTTCGAACTCCGCATGACGACCGGCCATAAATCCTTTACCCTGGCCGCCGAGAACGAGCAGGACTTCAAGGACTGGCTAAGCAAAATCAACTCGGTGTTGGCCCAGAATCGCGCCCAAGAGGAGAAAAGAAATGCTTCGCTGGAGCGCCACCCATCTGTCGGCTCGAGTCCAAGTCCCCAGCTTCAACCGCCAGCAATGGAACCCCCAACCTTTGGCACCCTCAAGGGTCTGGATCAATCACTGCACCCCCAGTTGATGAAGTATGGAAGGGAAACGGATCACTCGATTGCTTTGGCCAGAAGGGAACAACGCCGCCGTTTATTTGCCTGCTATCAGTCGCCAGCCAAGAGCAGTGGTAGTGATAATATCGAACAGTACCGGGAACACTTTGGCACACGGCTACTGCTTACCTGCCACAGCCTGCGCTTCCGGCTGCAGTGCATCCCGCAGGACGAAGGCTCTGCTGGTGGAGTTGAGCAGCAAGTGGAGCCCTATATCACCAGTCTGGCCTTGTACGATGCCAAGGCGAATCGGAAGTTGAGCGAAAACTTTTACTTCAACGTGAATGAGCAGTGGGCTGCCCAGATGCTACCGAATACCCCAGTTCCTTCATCTGTGGCTGGCTGTGGAGTTCCTAGAAAGTCGGCGGAGGGCGATGAGAGGAGCACCGCCTCCCAGGCACCTCACTCCCTATTCGATGGAGTCTCTGCGGACTTGCTACGCTCGAATCGCCAGCAATTCCAGCAGCTAAGACAGTGTCTGCTCTCAGTGACTGCACCACATGCAGATATCTATTTG GTAGTGCGAGTGGAGAAACTTCTGCAATCGGGAATTGCACAGGCTGCGGAACCCTATCTGAAAGCTGGCAAGGATCCCAAACTGGGTCAGAAAGTCTACAAGGCGGCCAAGAGTTGTGCCCAGCACATTGGGCACTATAGACAGCCCTTTGCCTGGGCAGCCAGACCACTGTTCAAGCAATACAGTCACGAACTGGATGTAGATCCCAAAAGGGAGTTCGAATTCAGCCCGATTTACCGGCAGGAATTACCCAAACTGAGGGACGATGAGCTGCTAAAGCTCTTAGTCGACTATCGTAAGCCCGAGAAACTGAGCAAACTAACCATCATTCCCGGTAGCCTCAAAATGCAGATGCAGTTCATAGATCAGACCACACCCTGTGGCTTGAGTAAATCACTGGCTCCCTTGTCCACCTTTAGTCCAAATTCCAAACAATCGCCCACCATCGAGTTGGCCGAATTTCAGAGCCAGAGTGAACGGGATGCGCACAGGGATGCGCATCCTTATACTAGCTTCTGTAACCACTTGTATGTGTATCCACTGAGTTTGCAGTTCGACAGTCAGAAGTTGTTCTCAAGGGCCAGGAATATTACGGTGGTGGTGGAGCTGCGGGATGGCGATGGAGAGTACAGTAAACCTCTGAAG TGCATCTATGGTCGTCCTGGGCAGGATCTTCTAGTTTCCCAGATAGCCTGTCCGGTGCTGCATCACAATGTGACGCCCACCTGGTACGAGGAGATCAAGCTGCGTCTTCCTTTGGGACTGTTTCCCGAACACCACCTGCTCTTCTCGTTCTACCATGTGTCCTGTAATCTGAGCAAGAAGCGGGATGCTCATGCTGCCTTTGAGACGCCCATTGGTTATGCCTGGTTGCCATTGCTGCAGAAGAATCGGATCTGTTTGGAGGAGCAGCAACTCCCGGTGGCTGCCACACTGCCCGTGGGCTATCTTTCCATTCAGCCCTTGGGATGGGGCAAGGGG AACTGCGGTCCGGATATCCAGTGGATCGATAACCAGAGGAATCTGTATACGGTGGGATTGCGGCTGGATTCAACGGTTCTCACGGCGGATCAGCATTTGCATAACTTTTTTGGACATTGTGAGAGGTTGCTGGAGGGAGGAAAAACCGGAGCAGTGCcggcggaaacggaaacgtgCAAGATCTTGAAAGCAGCCCATGCAATTGATATGAAATCGCTGATTAACTATCTACCCACGCTCCTGAACGAGCTGTTTACCTTGCTGGTTCACACTCAATCCGAGGAAATAGGCCTGAACGTAATCCGGCTGATAACAAACATTATCCACTTGATAAGCGATCAGGCTAAGAGGGCCGATCTCTTGGGAGCCTATGTAAAGTACGTGTTTCACGCACCCTACTACAGTCAGCAGACAGCCAGACAGAGGACTGTCCATGGAGAGCTTTGCCGGCACTTGCCCTACCTCCTGAATCCCAGCAATCCCGATTTTCTGATCGTCAACAAGTTCATGAGATACTCCGCAATATTCTTCGATCTGATTGTGAAGAGTATGGCGCAGCATTTGCTGGCCACCGGGAGAATTCGAATGCTGCGCAACGAGCGTTTTCCCAAAGAATATGCCGATCGGGTGGAGCAGTTGGTCAAGGCATTAATGCCCTACATAACCACTCGATTCGAGGACTTGGGTGAGGAAACGCATCTGCTGAATCGCTCTTTGGCCAAATTCGTGCGCCAGTGTCTGAGTTACATGGACAGAGGATTTGTCTTCCGCTTGATTCGCTGCTATATGGGCGAGTTTGCGCCTGGCAATCCTCGCATACTGCATGAATACAAGTTTAATTTTCTGCAAGAAATCTGCCAGCATGAGCATTATGTGCCACTCAATCTGCCGTTTGTGTTGAATCCGAAGAACCGACCTCCCGAGATGATGCAGCACTTCACACTTTCCGAACAGTTCTGCAGGCAGCATTTTCTGTCGGGCCTTCTACTTCAGGAACTGAAGTGCAGTCTCAATGAAGTGGGCCACGTGAGGCGACATGCGTTAGGCATCTTCAAGGATTTGCTGGCAAAACATGAGTTGGACAACCGATATCAGCAGAGGGGTCAACTCTCGAGGATTGCCTTGCTCTATGTTCCTTGGCTGGGTGTTGTGATGGACAACATCCACCGGATTGATGACCTATCCGAGTCTGGCGCTTGTACGCCCAATGGACATGTTTATGCGGACTCGGCTTCCTATACCAAGCGATTGAGTTGTTCCAGCAGCTATGTGTTTAGCAAGGACTCCTCCACATTTGGCTCCCTGACGTCCACTCCGCGCTCGAAGAACCGCCTGACCCTGCATTGCGATCAACCGAGTCCATATCGCACCTCGGTGCACATGAAGGAGCACAACTATTTGGCCGCCATTGCTGGGCAACCCATTAGCAATGGCATCTCCAATCTctctttaaattcaaatacgGACTCGGGG CACTCTCAGGACACCACCACAATTGGTGCCTACACCAATGGAGATGCGGATGTGGCACTGCGCAATGGACACAATCGTTCAGTGAGCGTTACCCACGCACAGATCCTCTCGCGTTGCGACAAGTTCAGCTCGGCGGAGAGCAAGGACCTCCTCCTGGGCTTCCTGTTCATCATCAAGCACCTTTCGCAGGACCAAATGGTGGGCTGGTGGCAGAACTGCAACGAATCCGAGACACTGCAGTTTCTCTCCATTCTGGATCTCTGCCTGCTGCAATTCCGCTATGTGGGCAAGAAGAGTGTGGTGATAACTCCGGACACGCGTCAAGGACGCTCGGCCAAGGCCAACACTCTGCCAGCGAGGACGCAACCACCCACAGGTTTGGAAAATGGCcaccaggagcagcagccaaATAGTGGAACTCTGAATCAAACCAGGGAACACCTACTGGAGGATATGGATACACTGGCTAAGAGTCAATTGGCCCTCTATGAATCCAATTTGGCCACTGAGGTGGGCATGATTATATTGGATTGCCTGGGGATGTACGTCCTGCAGTTCAGACAACTCCTGGCAGATAGCCTAATCCTGCCCAAGTTGGCCAGAGTTTATCTGAGATTCCTGCAGTTGGGTCAATCGGAAAGACTCTCGAAACACGTCTTTGCTGCTTTAAGGGCTTTTATCAACAACTATGCCGTGGCGTTGTTCAAAGGCAATGCAATGTTGTGTGGTCAGATGGTTTATGAGCTCCTGAAAGCCTGCGACAGTCGCCTGGTGGAGATTCGTCACGAATCTTGTGCTGTCTTATATCTTCTCATGCGGAGTAACTTTGAATTCAGTGGTAGAAAAGCGCTAACCCGTGTACACTTGCAAGTTATTATCTCAGTGTCGCAGATGATTGGCAATGTGATTGGCCTGAACAATGCCAGATTCCAGGAGAGCTTGTCCATCATCAATAGCTATGCAAATAGCGACAAGGCGATGAAGGGCACTGGTTTCCCCATGGAGGTCAAGGACTTAACGCGTCGAGTGCGCACCGTTCTCATGGCCACTGCCCAAATGCAGGCACATCACATGGATCCGGAAAGATTGCTGGAACTACAGTATTCTTTGGCTAATTCGTATGCCTCAACGCCAGAACTGCGACACACTTGGCTTGTGACGATGGCCCGAAATCACGAGCAAAATGGAAATCTCTCAGAGGCTGCCTGCTGTCATCTTCATATTGCTGCTTTGATGTGTGAATATCTCCGCTTGCGAGGTGGCTGCACTCTCAGTTGGTCATCCACTGCGTTTAAGAAGATATCGAGGAACATTCCTTTGGATGAGCAGGGTCTCAAGCTAGATGCTGGTGCTCAGGACTCCCAGTACACAGAACAAATGCTCCTAGAGCAGCTGAAACAGTGTGCCGATTTCTTGGACCGCGCAGAAAGATTCGAGTGCCTCGGCGAGCTCTACAAACTCATCCTGCCCATGTACGAAAGGGATAGGAGTTTCCTTGACCTGGCTCACTGCTACGAACATCTCACTCAAGCCTACAACAAAATCGTGGAGGTCAATCGTTCAGGAAAGCGAATGCTGGGGCGCTTCTACAGAGTGGTCTTTTATGGAATG ATGTACTTTGAAGAGGATCATGCCGTCGAGTATGTCTACAAGGAGCCCAAACTGACTTCGCTAAGCGAAATCTCTGAGCGCCTGGCCAAACAGTACAAGGAGAAGTTTGGAGCCGATGTGGTCAAAATGATCATGGATTCGTCACCG GTTAAGGTGGACGATTTGGATGCCAAGCTAGCCTACATACAGGTCACCCATGTGATTCCATTCTTCTCCAAGGACGAACTCGACCAGAGGCTCAACGAATTCGAGCAGAATCACGATGTGGACACGTTTATGTACGAAACGCCGTTCACTAAATCGGGAGCAGCCCGTGGCAACGTAGAAGAGCAATGGAAACGCAAGACGGTTATAAAAA CCCAATACTCTTTTCCCTATGTTCTCAAACGTATACCGGTGAAATCACGCGAAATCATCGAACTGAGTCCCATCGAGGTGGCCATCGATGAGATGCAATCCAAGGTTTcagagctggaggagatcatCCTCCCGCCAGCGGATGTCAAGAAGTTGCAGCTGCGTCTGCAGGGAAGTGTGGCTGTGACGGTCAATGCTGGTCCTTTGGCCTATGCCCATGCCTTCCTCGATGCCAAGGTGGTCAATAACTTCTCAATGGATCGCGTCGCAGATCTTAAGGATGTCTTTCg CGATTTCATTGTGGTCTGTCAGAAGGCTTTGTTCCTGAACGAACGGATCATTAGCGCGGACCAAAAGGAGTACCATCACGTGCTGAAGGAGAACTACGAAAAGCTGTGCCAGGCGCTCAGTGAGTTGCTCGACGACGAGTCCTTCCAGCCGCTTGGTGACGATGCCGACAGCATAAACCAGCGCAACAGCATGGCTTTGTTCAATGCGATCAGTGGCGCCTCCCATAACTCAAGTACTGCTTAA